A DNA window from Aestuariispira ectoiniformans contains the following coding sequences:
- a CDS encoding FecCD family ABC transporter permease, translating to MSELSQTAGSAPSLAAQYRKFVYRRVFWLSVLLAALVVAVAINVAVGPSGMGLSKLIAGLIDPSTMDTVERLILWDIRLPFALMAVCVGACLGLAGAEMQTVLNNPLASPSTMGVMYAATLGASLAIVLRAEVLGIPENYIIPFCAFAGAMAAMVLIQFLSRLFGATVNTVVLFGIAMVFALEALVQLIQFAADSDSLQQIVFWTMGSLSRASWEKVGIVSLIFLACVPFSIRHMWKMTILRGGEDYARSFGVSVDRLGLIVLLRVSVLTAGAVAFTGVLGFVGLVGPHIARMAFGEDHRFYLPGSALAGAFILATASIFSKTLVPGVMVPEGIVTALIGIPIFLGLLVTQRRRGG from the coding sequence ATGAGTGAGCTTTCGCAAACTGCGGGCAGCGCACCGTCGCTTGCGGCGCAATACCGGAAATTCGTCTATCGCCGTGTGTTCTGGCTGTCGGTGTTGCTGGCGGCGCTGGTGGTTGCCGTTGCCATCAATGTGGCGGTCGGTCCGTCGGGCATGGGATTGAGCAAGCTGATTGCCGGATTGATCGACCCCTCGACGATGGATACGGTCGAACGGCTTATCCTGTGGGACATTCGTCTTCCTTTTGCCCTGATGGCGGTCTGCGTCGGGGCCTGTCTGGGACTGGCGGGTGCGGAGATGCAGACGGTGCTGAACAACCCGCTGGCAAGCCCATCCACCATGGGGGTGATGTATGCGGCGACGCTGGGCGCGTCCCTTGCAATCGTCCTGCGGGCGGAAGTTCTGGGCATTCCTGAAAACTACATCATTCCCTTCTGCGCCTTTGCCGGGGCGATGGCGGCGATGGTCCTGATCCAGTTCCTGTCCCGCCTGTTCGGGGCCACGGTGAATACGGTGGTCCTGTTCGGGATCGCGATGGTTTTCGCTCTGGAGGCACTGGTCCAGCTCATCCAGTTCGCCGCGGACAGCGACAGCCTGCAGCAAATTGTCTTCTGGACCATGGGCAGCCTGTCCCGCGCCAGTTGGGAGAAGGTCGGCATCGTCAGTCTGATATTCCTGGCCTGCGTGCCCTTTTCGATCCGGCACATGTGGAAGATGACCATTTTACGCGGTGGTGAGGACTATGCCCGCAGCTTTGGCGTGTCCGTGGACCGTCTGGGCCTGATCGTCCTGTTGCGGGTGAGCGTACTGACCGCCGGGGCGGTGGCCTTTACCGGTGTCCTGGGGTTTGTCGGGCTGGTCGGTCCGCATATCGCCCGCATGGCCTTTGGCGAGGATCATCGGTTCTACCTGCCGGGCAGTGCGCTGGCAGGAGCCTTCATTCTGGCGACTGCGTCCATTTTCAGTAAAACGCTGGTGCCGGGCGTGATGGTGCCGGAAGGGATTGTCACGGCCCTGATCGGGATTCCGATCTTCCTCGGTTTGCTGGTGACCCAGCGGCGGAGGGGCGGATGA
- the bhcB gene encoding beta-hydroxyaspartate dehydratase BhcB, whose amino-acid sequence MYVPTFDDVLAAHERIKPYIHRTPVMTSATFDGMTGAKLFFKCENLQKAGAFKVRGATNAVFSLTEEEAKRGVVTHSSGNHALSLSRAASFRGISCTVVMPETAPQAKLDAVRGYGGEVITCAPSLQAREETLADLVERTGGNFVHPYNDHRVIAGQGTCSVELIDQVGALDAVIAPIGGGGMVSGTSLSMAALSTGTKVYAAEPKNADDAYRSFKAGHIIEDDAPDTVADGLKVSLRDLTFHIISNHVTDILTVTEEQIIEAMRLIWQRMKIVVEPSSAVTLAAIFAHPEIFEGKRVGVILTGGNVDLNKLPWLPKAA is encoded by the coding sequence ATGTATGTGCCAACCTTTGATGACGTCCTTGCCGCGCATGAACGCATCAAGCCCTATATTCACCGCACGCCGGTGATGACGAGCGCCACCTTTGACGGCATGACCGGGGCGAAACTGTTCTTCAAATGTGAAAACCTTCAAAAGGCCGGTGCCTTCAAGGTGCGCGGGGCGACCAATGCCGTCTTCTCCCTGACAGAGGAGGAGGCTAAGCGCGGTGTTGTCACCCATTCCTCCGGCAATCATGCCCTGTCGCTCAGCCGCGCGGCATCCTTTCGCGGGATCAGTTGCACGGTTGTGATGCCGGAAACTGCGCCCCAGGCGAAACTGGATGCGGTGCGCGGATACGGCGGTGAGGTGATCACCTGTGCGCCCAGCCTGCAGGCCCGGGAGGAAACCCTGGCGGATCTGGTGGAGCGCACCGGCGGCAATTTCGTGCATCCCTATAACGACCATCGGGTGATCGCGGGACAGGGAACCTGTTCGGTGGAATTGATCGACCAGGTGGGTGCGCTGGATGCGGTGATCGCGCCGATCGGCGGCGGCGGGATGGTCAGCGGGACAAGCCTGTCCATGGCGGCTTTGTCGACGGGGACCAAAGTCTATGCGGCGGAACCAAAAAACGCCGACGATGCCTACCGGTCCTTCAAGGCGGGACACATCATCGAGGATGATGCGCCGGATACGGTGGCCGACGGTTTGAAAGTGTCCCTGCGGGACCTGACTTTCCACATCATCAGTAACCATGTGACCGACATCCTGACGGTGACGGAGGAACAGATCATCGAGGCCATGCGCCTGATATGGCAACGTATGAAGATCGTGGTGGAGCCTTCTTCCGCCGTCACATTGGCCGCCATTTTTGCCCATCCTGAAATTTTTGAAGGAAAACGCGTCGGGGTAATCCTGACCGGCGGCAACGTGGATTTGAACAAACTGCCCTGGCTGCCCAAAGCGGCGTGA
- a CDS encoding ABC transporter ATP-binding protein, which translates to MSGLLIENLSLHHGRQTVLSDVTLPELSYGSVVGILGPNGVGKSTFMRAIAGQGRADGTISMPGEDLSRPGMIGYLPQTLPQPTTLIAYEAVVSACRAVRPEYGKATVDDAAEEILTLLGIRHLAFKGMNRLSGGQRQMVGLAQVLVSQPKILLLDEPTSALDLRWQLSVFGLVRSVLSRRDGLCLIALHDINLAMRHCDRIALFADGQLLSFGVPGEAMTPENLRRAYGVEGRVEICSNGHPFVMTDRVIAPA; encoded by the coding sequence ATGAGCGGCCTTCTGATCGAAAACCTGTCTTTGCATCATGGCAGGCAGACTGTTCTGTCGGATGTGACCCTGCCGGAACTGTCCTATGGATCGGTGGTTGGAATCCTCGGTCCGAACGGGGTCGGGAAATCAACTTTCATGAGGGCGATTGCCGGTCAGGGCAGGGCCGATGGCACCATTTCCATGCCGGGCGAAGACCTGTCGCGTCCGGGCATGATCGGTTATCTGCCGCAGACCCTGCCGCAACCGACAACCCTGATCGCCTATGAGGCCGTGGTAAGCGCCTGTCGTGCGGTGCGCCCGGAATATGGCAAGGCAACCGTGGATGATGCGGCGGAAGAAATCCTCACCCTTCTGGGTATCCGTCATCTGGCCTTCAAGGGCATGAACAGACTGTCCGGTGGACAACGCCAGATGGTTGGCCTGGCCCAGGTTCTGGTCAGCCAGCCGAAAATCCTGTTGCTGGACGAACCGACAAGCGCCCTGGACCTGCGCTGGCAGTTGAGTGTCTTTGGACTGGTGCGTTCAGTCCTCTCGCGGCGTGATGGCCTGTGTCTGATCGCATTGCACGATATCAATCTCGCCATGCGCCATTGTGACCGGATTGCCCTTTTTGCGGACGGTCAACTGCTGTCCTTCGGGGTGCCGGGGGAGGCGATGACGCCGGAAAACCTGCGCCGGGCCTATGGTGTGGAGGGACGGGTGGAAATCTGTTCCAACGGCCATCCCTTTGTCATGACCGACCGGGTCATCGCCCCGGCGTAA
- a CDS encoding DUF2218 domain-containing protein, with translation MFENTATVTTEKAAKYLVQLCKHFAHKVEVDYCETSGTVHFPPGPCAMHADENTLTMQCRSESLRGVLMMQGILDSHLERFAWREEITIPWPKLDGEDAVRAQVAAEQQG, from the coding sequence ATGTTTGAAAATACCGCAACGGTGACCACGGAAAAGGCCGCCAAATATCTTGTCCAGCTTTGCAAGCATTTCGCCCATAAGGTCGAGGTGGACTATTGCGAGACCAGTGGGACGGTTCATTTCCCGCCGGGGCCTTGCGCCATGCATGCGGATGAAAACACCCTGACCATGCAATGCCGGTCGGAAAGCCTGCGCGGGGTTTTGATGATGCAGGGCATTCTGGACAGCCATCTGGAACGCTTTGCCTGGCGTGAGGAAATCACCATTCCCTGGCCGAAACTGGATGGCGAGGACGCGGTTCGGGCGCAGGTGGCAGCCGAACAACAGGGGTGA
- a CDS encoding DSD1 family PLP-dependent enzyme, whose translation MTINIPAEIGMCVEDVDTPALLIDLDAFERNVDRMANFISQAGVRIRVHAKTHKSPDIALYQIAHGAVGVCCQKVSEAEALVHGGVRDVLVSNEVVGQRKIERLAALAKRARVLVCVDDIDNISDLDEAAGRYGVTLEVLVEIDAGAGRCGVQPGDAALPLAQKVDASANLKFAGIQAYQGKAQHVHDFNERKAAIDAAVDKVRKTVGILKDAGLDCDIIAGAGSGTYQFEAGSGVYNELQCGSYVFMDADYGRILMEDGRQIDDFENSLFIYTQVMSKTKIDKAICDAGLKAQSVDSGLPLIYGRTDVEYIGASDEHGVISDPDDKLRLGDKLYLVPGHCDPTVNVYDWYVGVRNGVVESILAVSARGMCL comes from the coding sequence ATGACCATTAACATTCCCGCCGAAATCGGCATGTGCGTCGAGGATGTGGACACGCCCGCCCTGTTGATCGACCTGGATGCCTTTGAGCGCAATGTGGATCGCATGGCGAATTTCATCAGCCAAGCCGGGGTGCGTATCCGTGTTCATGCCAAAACCCATAAATCACCTGATATCGCGCTTTATCAGATCGCCCATGGTGCGGTCGGTGTCTGCTGCCAAAAAGTCAGCGAGGCCGAGGCGCTGGTTCACGGCGGCGTTCGCGATGTGCTGGTCTCCAACGAGGTGGTCGGCCAGCGCAAGATCGAACGTCTGGCGGCGCTGGCGAAACGTGCCCGCGTGCTGGTCTGTGTTGATGACATCGACAATATCTCCGATCTGGACGAGGCTGCCGGGCGTTACGGCGTAACTTTGGAAGTGCTGGTGGAGATCGATGCGGGCGCAGGCCGCTGCGGGGTGCAGCCGGGGGACGCCGCCCTGCCACTGGCGCAGAAGGTGGACGCCTCCGCCAACCTGAAATTTGCGGGCATTCAGGCCTATCAGGGCAAGGCGCAGCATGTGCATGACTTCAACGAGCGCAAGGCCGCCATCGACGCCGCCGTGGACAAGGTTCGCAAGACCGTTGGCATCCTCAAAGATGCCGGGTTGGACTGCGACATCATTGCGGGCGCAGGCTCCGGCACCTATCAGTTCGAGGCGGGCAGCGGCGTCTATAACGAACTGCAATGCGGGTCTTATGTTTTCATGGATGCCGACTATGGCCGCATCCTGATGGAGGACGGGCGCCAGATCGACGATTTTGAAAACAGCCTCTTCATCTATACCCAGGTGATGAGCAAGACCAAAATCGACAAGGCGATCTGTGACGCGGGCCTGAAGGCGCAAAGCGTCGATAGCGGTCTGCCCCTGATCTATGGCCGGACCGATGTAGAATATATCGGGGCCTCTGACGAGCATGGCGTCATCAGCGATCCGGATGACAAGCTGCGGCTGGGCGACAAGCTTTATCTGGTGCCGGGGCACTGCGACCCGACCGTCAATGTCTATGACTGGTATGTGGGGGTGCGCAACGGCGTCGTGGAAAGCATTCTGGCGGTCAGCGCCCGTGGCATGTGCCTGTAA
- the bhcD gene encoding iminosuccinate reductase BhcD codes for MLVVKEQTVKDLVTDEIAFEAVEAVFAAMARGDAYNFPVVREAIGYADALYGFKSGFDRSSLALGLKSGGYWPGNAERGLTNHQSTVVLFDADTGRPKALVGGNYLTAVRTAAASAVSIYHLAREESSVLGMIGAGHQSTFQLRAALKQRKFDRIIGWNIEPERLSVLEEVAAEHGIPFQRAELEILCKQADVIITITSCFSPLVMKNWVLPGTHIACMGTDTKGKQEVEAGLMPQAKLFTDEVAQSISIGECQHAFEAGLINQDDITPVGAVISGSHPGRSAADEITVFDGTGVGLQDLAVASIAVEVAVKNGLAQEIDF; via the coding sequence ATGCTTGTTGTTAAGGAACAGACGGTCAAGGATCTGGTTACCGACGAGATTGCCTTTGAGGCGGTGGAGGCGGTCTTTGCCGCCATGGCGCGCGGGGATGCCTATAACTTCCCTGTGGTGCGCGAGGCAATCGGCTATGCCGATGCGCTCTACGGGTTCAAATCCGGGTTCGACCGCTCAAGTCTGGCGCTGGGCCTGAAATCCGGTGGCTATTGGCCGGGGAACGCAGAACGCGGCCTGACCAATCATCAGTCGACTGTTGTCTTATTCGATGCGGATACGGGCCGTCCCAAGGCCCTTGTTGGCGGCAATTATCTGACAGCGGTGCGGACGGCGGCGGCGAGTGCAGTTTCCATCTATCACCTGGCACGTGAGGAATCGTCTGTCCTGGGGATGATCGGGGCGGGCCACCAGTCCACCTTCCAGCTTCGCGCCGCGTTGAAACAGCGAAAATTCGATCGGATCATCGGCTGGAATATCGAGCCGGAACGCCTGTCTGTTCTGGAAGAAGTTGCCGCCGAACATGGCATTCCGTTTCAGCGGGCGGAACTGGAAATCCTGTGCAAGCAGGCCGATGTGATCATCACGATCACCTCCTGCTTCTCACCATTGGTCATGAAGAACTGGGTGCTGCCGGGCACGCATATCGCCTGCATGGGGACAGACACCAAAGGCAAGCAAGAGGTCGAGGCAGGCCTGATGCCGCAGGCCAAACTGTTCACCGACGAGGTTGCGCAGTCCATTTCCATCGGTGAATGCCAGCATGCCTTTGAGGCAGGCCTTATCAATCAGGACGATATTACCCCGGTCGGGGCGGTCATCAGCGGAAGCCATCCGGGCCGGTCCGCAGCGGATGAGATCACCGTATTCGACGGTACGGGGGTCGGTCTTCAGGATTTGGCCGTGGCCTCGATTGCTGTTGAGGTGGCCGTCAAAAACGGCCTGGCGCAGGAAATCGACTTCTAG